ACGCGGCGGATTTTCAATCCGATCGATTCGCAGAAGGAGGAGCTTCGTTTCGGTGTGAGAAATGGCGAATCAGTTGGGGAATTTGGTGGAGGTGATAAGATCGAAGGTCCGATTGCTGAAGAAGTCGTCGAACTCGAAGAAGAAGCCGTACATAAAAATGGACAAGAGCGCGAGTGTGAAGGTGGAGATCCGCAGCCGGCAGGCGAGGAAAATCATCGACCGGACTCTCAAAACCGCCGATCGCCCTGGCAAGAAGCATCTCCCCTGATTCCTCgcacttttaattaattatttgtattatgTATAGGAGTTTGGATTTTCACAGCAGATGCCTCTCTTTGGTAAACTGAATCAGTAgtcaaaattgcataaaaaactGTTTTATTCTCTTGATTTGAATAATCTGATACATATTTGCTAATTTTGCTTCGGCGGAGTATTTTGAGTGTTTCTGGTTTcctaatttgaattttacttTCATCGGGATagtgaaaattttggaaacaGCAATTGTTTTGATTTGTGTTATTAATTTACTGTTTGGATAGAgatgattaattttgattaattgcgCATTTGAGTGTGATGTAACgtcaaattctaatttattcaaattggAATTCACAGTGCAGTGTCCAACAGtccattcaattcaattaattaagtgtTAGGTGACTACTTTTGTTTGaaccttttttatttgaaaaatattacttatattattttttggttgcacagaacatatttataaatattttaataaattgattgaaTGTAATgcatcaataattaaataaatacataaatgctgtattaattacatttatataattagttattagtAATCCCCTCaatcaacaaaattacaattgcttttttcaaatattccaTTTTACAATCCACTTTTGTTTTGGACGACTAGATTCACATTTTTAGACAATTCAAAGACGTTAGAATTTTCTACAAATTCAATCCAGTTTCAgttagaaaaaaatcaaataaaatctgTATGCAAACCCCAAATTATACACCTCTTTAAGCAATATGAGTACTATGTTTTACAACGAGAATCTGTATGCGTTTTTGAACATAGCGTGTGGACAATTAGTGGAATGCAAAGAAATCGAACGAGGCGGTTTATGCTATCAACTGATTACGCTGCATAATCATGCATCATACATTCTCAATTTGAACTTTCGCATATATAGAAATTGTGACAAAGACATTGGCATCTTTGTTGACACTGATCCTTGTAagtttttttctaaaaaaatttatctattAAGTATTTGATATACGTTTAGTATTCgcttagatttaattttttttcttgcataATTTGGAAAATGCAAATATACATGAGATGGCTCTATGAAGTAATGCACAAGGGAGGAAGggcttgtttttagttttagcaaaaataagaaaacatgAATTGGATTTTTTAGTATGGGAAATGAGATTGACTTTTCATATTATTCACATATAGTTTTGATTCGTTCCTTGGAAAGTACTTATATGGTGGGAAGATCCATTGTTAGATCACTCATGTTTAAGCATTTGAGATACACAACTATAAAATGATTGGATAAGTtgtcattttatatttgtatagaAAGAAATGTATGAGTATCACCCAATAACTAACTGAGtgaaaaattacatagaaatAGACTGTGCTACATATcactttgaaaatataaagtagtaaaaaagCTGAACTTCATCATTCTCTCCCACACCAATATATCTGAATcccacaaaacaacatcaatTCTTTCCAATTAAACCGAGAAAAACAGAGAAAACAGAGTGAATTGAGAAATGGAGAGACCCTGTTTCGAGTTTGAAAGGCAGAGTTCCGTCGTAGCCGGGAAGGTTTTCCACGATTGTTTGTGAAGCAGCAGCACACTTGATTCCaacaaaaagtaaaacaagCAAATGCAAGAATGGCTTCATGGCTTGTGACATTGCATTCCTAATTTATTCTTAATAGTGTTGGCATGATTCAAAACACCATTCATATATGTTATGCTTCTCCTTAAATTTAGCATTCAATGAGCACCGACGCGGGTTTGGTTTCTGTCGCTATCAGTTTTATTACACAATTTGTCACGTTgcagaattaaattatttccatgtaatgtttatttttttctttattggtTAGAAAATAAACATTCGATTTCGATgttatttggatttggattctTATACTCTCCGTTGCAGCTGCTTCTTGCTCGCTCAAATCATTATTCAAGACATGGAAGATCAAGCCTATGACGAAATGCAAACAACTTTGAGCAGAAACTTCAGTAATGTAACCATGCTTCTAGTAATTTCTAAACAACAATTGAGATATAATTTCTATAGAACTAGTTTAAATTCGCAAATAACGCAGAGCAAGAAATGGTGTGTGGTAACACCAGGAGCAACCAGCGAGAATCTGTATGCGTTTTTGAACGTAGCGTGTGAACGATTAGTGGACTGCAAAGAAATCAAATGAGGCGGTTCGTGCTACCAACCGTTTACGTTGCACAACCACCTATCATACATTCTCAATTTGAACTTTAACAAAGACATTGGCATCTTTGTTGAAACCttctaagtttttttttcttttaatattttatatacgtTTAGtacttgttttgattttgatattttttcttgcAGCATTTGGCAAATGCAAATATACATGAGCTagcaattaaaatgaatatgacTCAATTACGACAAGGAGAATGCCCCATGAATCAGAAGGATGcttctttctttattattttagtagtgatttagagacataatgtctccatgCCATAATGCCCTTATGTTTTTGTGCCATAAGAATAATTTATACATGGA
The genomic region above belongs to Salvia hispanica cultivar TCC Black 2014 unplaced genomic scaffold, UniMelb_Shisp_WGS_1.0 HiC_scaffold_763, whole genome shotgun sequence and contains:
- the LOC125199990 gene encoding uncharacterized protein LOC125199990 → MANQLGNLVEVIRSKVRLLKKSSNSKKKPYIKMDKSASVKVEIRSRQARKIIDRTLKTADRPGKKHLP